The region AACAGCAAAGGGAGCCAAACTAGGGGAAAACCACAGTGAAACATTTGAAGGATTTTGATTTTACAACACAATGATATCTATCATTGTGAAATCCAAAAGCACAATTCTTTGTGGTgcagaagaaagaaaatgacacGCAACAATAGGAACGTAGTGAGTAAACTTCAGCCATCCAGTTTCAAGTTCTAGAATCAACAAAGGATGCGGTTTGACTTGAATAGAAATGCCCTGAATGCAGTTGAgctgtttttaaaatgctgGTTTGTCCATTTGCACACTTCACAGTGACAAGGTTATCTATCATGTGGGTGTCGTAAATAAAAAGGGTTGTGTCCTGTAGTTTTCATCTGTATTCTTTCCAAGCCAATGTATGGCCAACCCTCTTTGTTAAAGTGGTGACATTTCTGGGAAGACCAGATCTCTACAGTGtaacggggaaaaaaattgaaaaagagTTGGGTAAATATAGAGGAATCACATGGCTATATGCTGTATATTGTTTTAATTAGAACAACCAAGTACCCCAATCTATGTATTTGCAACAATATGTCAgaacccccaccaccaccattaAAATGGTGTGTTCGGATATTAGGTTTGATACACTTTTAAGCATGGATTTGTCTGACCTCTTTTAAACTAGTGCAAGGCTGtcttgcttcaattcaatgtcTCTGCCAATTTTCATTATTACACAATGTAAGTAAGAACCGTCTTGAACATGGTGGCAGCGGGAAGGTCAAacgaaaaaaaagtcaaatatttttgaaaagttgAATTCTGTCAACAGAAAAACAAAGCTGCAGACACATAAGCTCCGTCTTCTACCTGTAAGCAAATAAAGTGTGACTCCCATTTCTTTTGTTACACAAGGGTGAAGAATTTGCATCCTGAATCTTTTCCATCTGATAGAGACAATGGACTCAGGTCTCAGCTGACTGGTGTCCTGTTTTCAGCTGAAGGAGCTTTCCCACTGTTGTGAACAGATGTGACCAAGTCAAGTCAGCATTAAAGTTTCTTGCAAGGAGATGGTCTGCCTCCTGCTAAAATTGCCTGGAAGGTCCGTTGTTGTATAAGCCTTTAAAATCCAAACCATACCTCACTTATgagagtctctctctctctctctcgttctcttTGCTGTCTTTTGGTACCGTGTGAGGTCATTGGTAAATATGTTCCAAGTAATGAGGTTGAGGATTTTCTTTGACGTATTTCTGGATGTACCAACAGGTCAGATGAGCTTTCAGATCTTCTTCCACCACAAAGTCCATGGCCGCCTGTTTTCACAGAAACATATTTGTATTACTCTTTGAAACTCTGCAGTAATGAGGTGGATCTTGTACATATGTTGGTGGACTTAACCTTGGCCAGGTGTTTGGCAATTCCTCTCCCTCTGTAAGCATCTGGAACTTCAGTATGCTGCAGGTCCACCGTCTTCTTCCCAACGTATTCATACAGAAGAACTGCACGATCGTGAGACCCTGAGGGACGTCAAAGTCAATATTGTTCCTAGTTTCAAGCCACTTATTTCACTAGTTTACATAAATTGCCCTTCCCCAGCTCACCGGCAAACAACACAGATGAGAATAAGGACTAACGTTAAACCGGCAATTTGGCCATCAACAGATTGATGCTAACAGTAGATTTATTAACATGAGAATTTGACAAAgaggacaaacaaaaacagtactGGATTATATTAGCCCAAATCCAAAATCTCCGATATtagcagtatatatatatatccatatacgGGGTACatatacactgaaaaaaaaaaatatcgtatCAGATTGATAGTATGATATCGAGAGTATTCTAGACTGCAATATCTGTAGTGAACATGTATCAGGATACCCCAAATCATTTGTATCAAACTgagaagtggggaaaatgtcaacatatacAGTTCACTTATTGAGTATTTTCAGAGATGAACAAGACTGTTTATCTTGGAAGATGGTATATGTTGgtaatgcaaacaaacaatgcaatTATTTAAAGGGTGTTTTTAATGGCAGCAAGTAGCAACTTTTTATTATCTGTTGTCTTTCCTAAATcatgtttgattaaaaatttgcactgtaattaattgcattatactaatataagaaaattattattccATTGATTTGAGAGTTCAATCTGTTCATATTTTCCCCCCTAAACAATATAACGAAGCCCAAaagaatacaatatttaaaaataaagtttaagtGTGCAGGCTGAATCTATAGATTTAATGTGTGTTATTAACCAAGTGTCGATTAATCGTGTTTATAGAACCAGCAAACACAGGTCATTTCGTCTTATTTCTTCTATTTGTTGTATTAACAAATGTTCCCATAATATgctgtttcatttttgttaactaaataaaaaatgattagtTAGTTctatgcaagttttttttttttttgctaacaatTCCTTTTATCCTTTGTATTGGTCTCATACGTGTTTCCCCATACTGAAACACAGCAAGTAATGTATAAGTGGATACTATACGTGTACCGTACAATGATTTCTTGTTGATGAAATATTGCGCTTCCTACGCAAAAAGAAGCTAACTTAACAACAAGCTTTgagctaacattagccaaaagCTACCACCACCAACATCACGTTGAACATACCGTTGAGTCTTATGACAAATTGTCGACGCTTTTTGTCGTGTT is a window of Vanacampus margaritifer isolate UIUO_Vmar chromosome 2, RoL_Vmar_1.0, whole genome shotgun sequence DNA encoding:
- the natd1 gene encoding protein NATD1, which gives rise to MAHTAQANAFDANNPQIQVEHDKKRRQFVIRLNGSHDRAVLLYEYVGKKTVDLQHTEVPDAYRGRGIAKHLAKAAMDFVVEEDLKAHLTCWYIQKYVKENPQPHYLEHIYQ